The Novibacillus thermophilus genome segment CGAACACACCGTATTCTTCCATATTTTTTTTGCATTTTTTTGGGTTAGTTCTCACTCACACTGTCGCAACTGGCGACATCTCTCTGACATGCTTCTTATTTGGAACTTGATCCCGCACAAACTGATAGATTTCCTTACTCCACGCATGCCGTTTTTTTACCTCGACCATGAGTTTTCCTTGCCAGGATAAACGGGTCACCTTCGGTGTTTCAGGCAAAACCATACTCACCGGACATCCCGTCACTTCTTCCAATTCAGATACTTTGTACGGCAATTTTCGGCTTGAACGGTTTAAGACAATATCCACCTGCGCCTCTTGATTATCTATCCATTTCAAGAAGTTTAAACTGTTAATGATGCTCATTTGATCAGGCGTTGTCACGAGCAAAATCCGATTTGCTAATCGGCACACTTCCTCTAAATAGTCACTTAACCATGACCCGTTATCCACAATGACAAACCCGCATTCACGCCGCATAGCCTCTATTCCGTCAATCGCTTTCTCCACCAAAGGAGACTTTGGTTTCATATTCGGTTCGTTCTGTGCACTCATCAAATAAACATTCTCCCGAATCCGATTACTTCTGCGCACTATCGAGTCTTCAGGATCCCAATCCTCCCAAGTAAACGTCGGTTTATACCGGAATAAACTGGCCATATTCGCAAACGGTACATCCAAATCCACAAGCCCAACCGGCCGATTAAGTGCCACTGCTAAATTGGCAGCAATGGTCGTTTTCCCTACACCTCCTTTCGGACCAACGACGGCCCAGACTTCGCCTCCAGCCATGCTCCGATCTGATGGACGGTTCTCTCTATTTCTCCAATATTCATCTTCGTGAGTACCGGAATGTCCAGTACCTCCCACGGAAGTTTCTTCCCGTGTATGTCCTCCACCAAAAGGACTGAATCCTCCAGTAATACTCCCTGCTTGACCAAAGTCTCTATCTGTACGTCGGCCATCCCCAAGTCCACTTCCGTATCCTGTACCATCCAAATATTTGCGCTCGACCAGCTCATCACTTCTTTGAGTACGGGTATC includes the following:
- a CDS encoding AAA family ATPase, with the translated sequence MAGGEVWAVVGPKGGVGKTTIAANLAVALNRPVGLVDLDVPFANMASLFRYKPTFTWEDWDPEDSIVRRSNRIRENVYLMSAQNEPNMKPKSPLVEKAIDGIEAMRRECGFVIVDNGSWLSDYLEEVCRLANRILLVTTPDQMSIINSLNFLKWIDNQEAQVDIVLNRSSRKLPYKVSELEEVTGCPVSMVLPETPKVTRLSWQGKLMVEVKKRHAWSKEIYQFVRDQVPNKKHVREMSPVATV